In Apilactobacillus bombintestini, one genomic interval encodes:
- the comGA gene encoding competence type IV pilus ATPase ComGA, which produces MNRIFNEIIKNSIKKYINDIYILPRNNYFVLKGNDGVRIDDLNSSYVPTQRLINYCKFISGMSVSEKRRPQIGSLEFIYGDDKVFLRFSSVGNFQNQEAMVIRIIYPLNKIKLDEKNEDNLDNLINLSKNGGLILFSGKTGSGKTTSIYQLANKMKKENFVMTIEDPVEIIEEDFLQLQVNESAGIYYDDLIKVGLRSHPDIFIIGEIRDYKTAEAAIRASLSGHLVLTTVHSKSTSGTITRLKQLGCDYDDLKQSIAAVVFQQLKIDDDESMVADMKITDYEKLFN; this is translated from the coding sequence ATGAATAGAATTTTTAACGAAATAATTAAAAATTCTATTAAAAAATATATAAATGACATCTATATATTGCCTAGAAATAATTATTTTGTATTAAAAGGTAATGATGGCGTTCGTATAGATGATTTGAATAGTTCTTATGTACCTACACAAAGACTAATAAATTATTGCAAGTTTATTAGCGGAATGTCAGTTAGCGAAAAAAGAAGACCACAGATAGGATCACTAGAATTTATATATGGTGATGATAAAGTATTTTTGCGATTCTCGTCTGTAGGAAATTTTCAAAATCAGGAAGCTATGGTTATTAGGATAATTTATCCATTAAATAAAATTAAATTAGATGAAAAAAATGAAGATAATTTAGACAATCTTATTAATTTATCTAAAAACGGTGGATTAATTTTATTTTCTGGAAAGACTGGTTCAGGTAAGACTACTTCTATTTATCAATTAGCTAATAAAATGAAAAAAGAAAATTTTGTTATGACTATTGAAGATCCGGTAGAAATAATTGAAGAAGATTTTTTACAACTACAAGTAAATGAATCAGCAGGCATTTACTATGACGATTTGATTAAAGTAGGACTACGTAGTCATCCTGATATATTTATTATTGGCGAAATCAGAGATTATAAAACTGCTGAAGCAGCGATACGTGCCTCACTATCGGGACATTTAGTGTTAACTACAGTTCATTCGAAAAGTACTAGTGGAACAATTACAAGATTAAAACAATTGGGATGCGATTACGATGATTTAAAGCAATCAATTGCAGCAGTGGTATTTCAACAATTAAAAATTGACGATGATGAAAGTATGGTTGCAGATATGAAGATTACCGATTACGAAAAGTTGTTTAATTAA